The stretch of DNA ATAAACAGATTTTCAATGGGCAAGCAAActaacaaattacaaaacaatcaaaGCTTCAAAGTCTCAACAATCAAATGAGTAGATAGCTACTAAAAAGGAGACTAAATTACTAAACAGATACGACACTAACAGATATGCAATGAGCAACAGAACTAAACACAAAGCTTAAACGTCACAGCAACCAGAAGAGTATAGATAACCTTGtaaaagagagataaaaatatttacctTGGCTTCAACGAGGTGACCGTACTTCTCAAAAGCATCTCTGAGGCCACGATCAGATGTAGACCAGGCAAGTCCACCAATGAAGCAACGGTACTCCGGATCTTCCGACATCTTCTACAACAACCAGACAAATGTTTTCGATGTAGTAAATAAGACTGAATCCCATTAATATTACAGTAAGCGTTCAACATAATTCCCTTTACAAGAACCAAAAAGAGGAAACTTAACACTGCAGATCCAGAAGCAAGAACACAATAATTCACTATATCGAGCGTGAAGCAAATCTGAACTCGTTCTCTAAAGATCAGTACTCTACACATGGTTCGCACTTACGAGATGCATCCACGACGCTAAATCTAAATTGATAATTTACTAGAAATCGTAATTACGCGATGGTAAACCCTAGAAAATTTCGAATCAGATTCGACAAGCCATACAAGAGAACCGATACTTTAGTATTAACAAAGTAGAAGAAACGAGTAATCATACCAGAGACTACGAGATCTGATCGCGATTTGCGACGGAACCCTAATTTTCTGAATAGAGGAGGAGACGAACTTTGACGAAACACACAAAGTGAAGAAGCAAACAACGCCGATATATCGTATTCGACAGCTAACGGGGATATTTCCGTCATTTTCATTTAACAATGGGCTTAGTTAGGCCCATGTAAAAGGGTTTTGAAGAGGGGGTTTTAGACTTTCAATCGCCGTCGTCTTCGTTTCTTCCCTCTCAGTTCTGTtgtcaaattagggtttcttttggattttgggGAAAGAAGAGATGTGGTTTCTTTGTGTCTTCTATCACAGACTATTAGACTTCAGAAAGCCAGAAGTAGAAGCTTTAGCTGAACTCTTCGGAGAAGAGATTGCAGAGAATGAGTCACTCCAATGGCGTCTACCTGAACATCACCACAACGATACTCCATTCCACTTCGTTCAGCTTTCATCTGAAGAAATCGCTCGTAACATCGCTAAGAGAAGCATATTGGTGAAAGGAATGTATGAGCTTTGGGGTGAAGGGACTTGCTATGAAGAGCTTAAAGACTCGATTCTTAGCTACCCTGATTCTCGAAAGCTTCCTTTTCTCACTTCTGATTCGACCTTTAGGATCTCTGTTGAAACTTTCGGAAGGGGTTTAACTTTTGAAGAGCAAAAGGATCGTATCCAGTCACTTACTTATATCCCATTTGAGGTCTGATTCCACTTTCTTGTTTCAGTCTCTTTTGGTTGTCTATCtttttatagatatatgatttttttttggtgttttgataTTGTTGGTAGGGTCGAGTTAACTTGAAGAACCCAGATCACAACTTTTTTCTGATGGAGATGATTGAATCTGAAGAGAACAATGGACTTCAACCTATTCTACAGAGAAGGATCTTTTTTGGGAGGGAGGTTGGTTTTGCTGATAGGAAGCTTTTACCTACATTTCAGCTGAAATCTCGTACTTACCTTGGCCCAACTGCTATGGATGCTGAAATGGCTTTCTTAATGGCTAATCAAGCGAAAGCTACTTCGGGGAAGCTTGTGTATGATCCTTTCGTTGGTACTGGGAGCATTCTTGTCTCTGCTGCTCAGTTTGGCGCAATGACTATGGTTTGCAACTAACTATTCACCTCAGTTTCTTGATCCTGTTTTTTGTGGTTTCAAACTTACAAAAGAGTTGTTGTATTAGGGTGCAGATATTGATATCAGAGTAGTGCGTGATGGACGTGGTCCAGACTGTAATGTATGGAGCAATTTCAAGCAGGTTAGTGGTTTAACTTCTTCttgtatgtttcttcttcaaacagGTCATTTTGATATCTCGGGTTCTTACACTGTTATCGGTTATGTAGTATGGATTACCTATGCCAGTTGCTCTACTTAGAATGGATAACAATCTTCCTCCTTGGCGGTCCGGGCTAAAAGAGGtaatgctctctctctctctctctctctctgttcttttattattatctctGGCATATTGAGTTGAGATCACTGAGTTTATAGTTGTATGTATTCATCAATCTAGATCTTCGATGCAATTATCTGTGATCCACCTTACGGGGTTCGAGCTGGTGGACGTAAATCCGGTGGCCGGAAAATCCTAAGAGGAACAGTGGATCCTTACACTGTCCCTGATGATAAAAGAACAGATCACATTCCATCCACTGGTGCATATAGTCTAGTTGAGTGTGTTCATGATCTGCTTCACCTTGCTGCAAGAATGCTGGTAATGAAAGGCAGGCTCGTCTTTTTCTTCCCGGTTTTGAGAGATGAGACTGGCGGCGAGGTTAAGTTCCCTGAGCACCCGTGTTTCAAGTTAGTTGCGGTCTCTGAACAGATCCTGAGCTCGCGGTACAGTCGTGTTCTGCTAACTATGGTTAAAGTAGAGCCTTATAGTGAAGAGATCAAAGAAGCTGCTCGTTTAATGCATTTAGAGTTTAGAGAGAATCATCTTAAGTGGTTAGAGGATGGTAATATTCATTCCTCTGTGTTTAAACCCATTGATTCTTCTCAGATTCACACTGATCCCAAAGCCTTTAAAGATCCAAAACCTAAGTATAGAGGGAAGTATGTGTAAGCACAAAGTTGTCTTATTTCTGTTGTACTCTGTTTGGTTTTATCCTGAACGTTTGTCTTTCTTGTTGTTCCAATACAAATAGAGTTATTGGCAAATAAATGTGTTAACAAATTACAAAGGAAGGAGATACGAAAGCAGGATtaactacaaaaaatataacaatcaaGATTCCAAAGAGTCTTAAAATATAACAGAAGAGACACGTTCTCTTGACACACACGCCTTCGCTGAGCAGaagaccaaaacaaacaacGACGCTCCGATTCCGAAgattaaccaacaaaaaaagaacaaagattagggtttttataaatatttattaatgaaaTTAACGCTTCTTCTCTAAGTCTTCTTCAAAATCTGGGAACTGTGTAGTAGTTAAACATATCCCACATTTGGttgttcttcgttttcttcttaccaacctTCCCTAGAGGACGACCTGTCGAAACCCGAGACTTCAGAAATTAATATGAGCCGAAATGCATCCAAATTATACTGAGTGTATAGTTCTATTGACTCGTAGGGAAAATGAGTTTTTTCAATTGTAATCGACTAACTAACCTGTTGCTGAAGAATCCACGCTCTTTGCTTCCTTGGAAGTTTCTGCGCTGATCATCAACGGGTCTAACCCAGGCATCAACGGCACCACGTGATCTGGGTCTCTCAGTGGATTCAAAACTCCTCGTTTCATCAATTGATCCAGCCCGGGAATGTGATCTTTCTGAATATGTTCCTGTTCTGCCTGCACCAGACCCGGGCCTTTCAATTGCTTTCTGCCTGAACCTGACTTTGTCGTCCAACTCACGGGTTAGTATTTCAAGATCTTTCTCTTTCCCGCGTAATATTTCCGGTAAATCATTGTGATTATTATTACTGCCGGGTTCTTGTTCAGAATCCTTGATCTCTGGAGCAATGGATTCCTTCTCGAGTTTTTTCCTTAGctcttcaatctcttccttCAACATCTTCTCTTCATCTGTTTCAGGCCTGGAAAAGTTGTTTTTTCACAACACAGGGATCAGTATCCGACTGTcataaagttaaaaaagaagCATCACAGACAAAAGAATCACACAAGTTGCATCTCGAAGTCTTAGATGGGGACTATCTCATGCACAAACCATACCCAAGAGAAATAAGCATAAGCTATCTAACAGGCTCTGAAACTCAATTAATGCACTGATAGGCAGAATAAACATGAAGACTCTATAACTAAATACAAAGAATCACATCAAAACACAGCCATTAGGATCTGAATTCTATAAAGCATACATGGCAAACTATTTTAGGTTCTCAGTTCCAAACGTTTTAATCCAACTACATAAATATTGATTCTTGTTGCACAATGTATCAAGCAGTTAAATATTACTTCAAAATCAACATGCAGCCAAATGAGAATATGAACAGATTTAATACTCAGATAACTACAGCAACATAGAATTGAAACAGATTCACAATCCTCagtgaaaattaaaagaatccAAATGAATAAGGACCTGTCAACTCTGCGATGCTCAAGTTCCATATCCATTTTACGCCAATCCTTCCCTTGTTCCTCCAACAACACTTCTCGAGGCTTAGCATCACCAAAAGGATTCACCTTTGGTCTCGGTTTCACCACATTATTCAACCCTGAACTCTCAGACCTGTTAGATTGAGCACTAGAAGGCCTGCTCGAATGGGCGCTCGTCGGCCTACTCGTTTGAGAACTTCCTTTCTTAGCCTCAATATCTGAGTCAATCTTCTTCCAGTCCAACCCTTTCTCCGCCAAAATCTCTTCCCTCGGTCTAGCTGCCCCAAACGGGTTAGGCTTACTCGTCTTCTCAACAACAGGTGGAGTCTCACTCGCTCCTGAGTCAACAACAACCTTTCGTGGTTCCAGAACCAAACGACGACGTTCCTCCTGAACACCACCTCCTACTACTTCTCCTCTGGACCAACGGTCAGATTCACGGCCTGAATCACCAAAACTCGACCCAAATGTAGATGACCTAACCGGTGCTGCTTGCTTTTTCCCTGCACCCCAATTATCAACACCATCAGCTCTTCCAGATAACCCACCATCTCCACCACCTCCGCCGCCTCCAaaaccaccaccgccgccgccacCGTAACGACCTTGTCGTCCTTGATCAAAAGAAGGAAGCGGTTTCTTGGCTTTCCCCCAATCATCAACCTCATCAGCCCTAGAAGGTTGAGGAAAATCCGAAACCCTAGACTGATTCCCTCTCCTATCATCATCAAAACCACCACCGTAAGGTCTccttccaccaccaccaccccAAGAGCCATCAGAATCATCACGATCTCTCCCCATTCTCCCAGAACCTCCTCCACCAGAACGACCACCATAAGAGGAGAACCCACCACCTAAACGACCAGGTTGCATTTCATCCTCAGAGCGTTGCCTCGGACCAGTGGGTAATTGAAGAATCTCTTGGTGAGTCAATCCAACAGAGTTCCTACCTCCAGGTGCTGTGTAACCACCTGTGGTGAACTCAGataaactcatcttcttcatcttcctagACTTAGCATTAGTCGCAGTCGCCGCAGCAGCTTCTCTCAGGCTAGGAAAACTCTGTGTATCCGCCGTCGCAGAAGCAGCTTCCGCCGCTTGTTCTTCATCGGCGCGCTCTGCTTCATCAGCCCAAGCCCCAATTCCAATCCCACCCCAAGGTTTCGACATCAAATTATGAAATCAGAATCTGATAAAATTCACACTCAGATCTGAATCAGAAAAACAGCGAAATCCAAATCggaaaaagaaacagatctAGGGTTCCGATGAGAGCTTGAAACCGTCAGAGAAAatttattattccttttgcgtgaagattgaaaaaaacaaatttgggaTTTATTCTCtgtttgaagctttttttttatacatttaatGTGTTGCATGCTTCTCAACGAAGGAGAGATGGGTGGAGAATTAACTCGCCACGCGTAAGAAGAGCAGTGAGTTACACGAACCAGTCAGTACAGAGAGCTGAGAGGACTTTTAATGTGTTAGTTAGCACACGCGATGTGTAAGAACTTACGGTTGACTTTAATGAAATGAACGGTCACAAATCATTTAAACTGTTATCAACAAATGgcgaaaaaataaaaataaaattgttatcaccaaataaaaaatataaacctaTCATAAAAAAGTTACGTGTAATTTCTTATACAccaatctatataataataccaatctgaataaatgcaaaGAATATTCGCATATTTTAATCGTAacttttcatttaaaaaaattcagttgCATCTTTTCATCGAATAGTCACATCTTTTCATCATGacttttcatttaaaaaaattcagttgCATTTTTTCATCGTGActtatcattaaaaaatattatttaattattttttgacaaaataattatataattgcatttttttagaaagttgTATCTGTtgaatgtagagttgtgtctcttacaagcagttgtgatttttgtatataatattagcaATATATGAATAAATGCGAAGAACAGTTGCGTCGTTTCATCGtgacttttcattaaaaaaattcagttgcatcttttcatcgtgacttttcattaaaaagaatattatttaattattcttttgacaaaaaaaatatatggttgCATTTCTTTAGAAAGTTGCATTTGtgaatgtagagttgtgtcttttacaaacagttgagatttttgtatataatattagacATATGGATAAATGCATAGAACAATTGCGTCTTTTCATCGTgactttttattcaaaaaattgtgatttttcattaaaaatttcaGTTGCATATTTTCATCgtgaattttcattaaaaaaatattatttaattattcttttgacaaaaaaattatatggttgCGTTTCTTTAGAAAGTTGCATCTATttaatgtagagttgtgtctcttacaaacagatGTGActtgtgtatataatattagcaatatgaataaatgcaaagaacagttgtgtcttttcatcgtgactttttattaaaaattattattttatttttttagacaaaaaaattatacggTTGTCTCTTTAAAAAGTTGCATCTGTtgaatgtagagttgtgtcttttacaaatagttgtgtttttttactaacaattgtatctattcaaatgttcacatctttagcaATTATGTCTATTCAAATATTCATCTTTAGTAATCTATataatttgttcttcttttgtaaca from Camelina sativa cultivar DH55 chromosome 9, Cs, whole genome shotgun sequence encodes:
- the LOC104710429 gene encoding eukaryotic translation initiation factor 4B1; this translates as MSKPWGGIGIGAWADEAERADEEQAAEAASATADTQSFPSLREAAAATATNAKSRKMKKMSLSEFTTGGYTAPGGRNSVGLTHQEILQLPTGPRQRSEDEMQPGRLGGGFSSYGGRSGGGGSGRMGRDRDDSDGSWGGGGGRRPYGGGFDDDRRGNQSRVSDFPQPSRADEVDDWGKAKKPLPSFDQGRQGRYGGGGGGGFGGGGGGGDGGLSGRADGVDNWGAGKKQAAPVRSSTFGSSFGDSGRESDRWSRGEVVGGGVQEERRRLVLEPRKVVVDSGASETPPVVEKTSKPNPFGAARPREEILAEKGLDWKKIDSDIEAKKGSSQTSRPTSAHSSRPSSAQSNRSESSGLNNVVKPRPKVNPFGDAKPREVLLEEQGKDWRKMDMELEHRRVDRPETDEEKMLKEEIEELRKKLEKESIAPEIKDSEQEPGSNNNHNDLPEILRGKEKDLEILTRELDDKVRFRQKAIERPGSGAGRTGTYSERSHSRAGSIDETRSFESTERPRSRGAVDAWVRPVDDQRRNFQGSKERGFFSNRSSSREGW
- the LOC104710428 gene encoding tRNA (guanine(10)-N2)-methyltransferase homolog, whose product is MWFLCVFYHRLLDFRKPEVEALAELFGEEIAENESLQWRLPEHHHNDTPFHFVQLSSEEIARNIAKRSILVKGMYELWGEGTCYEELKDSILSYPDSRKLPFLTSDSTFRISVETFGRGLTFEEQKDRIQSLTYIPFEGRVNLKNPDHNFFLMEMIESEENNGLQPILQRRIFFGREVGFADRKLLPTFQLKSRTYLGPTAMDAEMAFLMANQAKATSGKLVYDPFVGTGSILVSAAQFGAMTMGADIDIRVVRDGRGPDCNVWSNFKQYGLPMPVALLRMDNNLPPWRSGLKEIFDAIICDPPYGVRAGGRKSGGRKILRGTVDPYTVPDDKRTDHIPSTGAYSLVECVHDLLHLAARMLVMKGRLVFFFPVLRDETGGEVKFPEHPCFKLVAVSEQILSSRYSRVLLTMVKVEPYSEEIKEAARLMHLEFRENHLKWLEDGNIHSSVFKPIDSSQIHTDPKAFKDPKPKYRGKYV